The Oscillospiraceae bacterium genome contains a region encoding:
- the proB gene encoding glutamate 5-kinase, whose translation MKVVVKVGTSTLAHPTGRLNIRHIEALCKVLSDLKNAGHQIILVSSGAIGMGAGKLCLPGRPADMPTKQAAAAVGQCELMYTYDKLFTEYNHTVAQILITSEDVEDGARSENLHSTLTRLLELGALPIVNENDTVSTAEIAVGDNDTLAALLARSLGADLLVLLSDIDGLFTADPHTDPAARLIHRVEELTPEIEAAAGGRGSALGTGGMATKLRAARIVTEAGADMVIANGQAPEVLYDILAGAPAGTRFAGKRSPA comes from the coding sequence ATGAAAGTTGTTGTGAAGGTGGGCACCTCGACCCTGGCCCACCCCACCGGGCGGCTGAACATCCGCCATATCGAAGCGCTGTGCAAGGTGCTGAGCGATCTGAAAAACGCGGGGCACCAGATCATCCTGGTGTCGTCGGGCGCGATCGGCATGGGCGCGGGCAAGCTGTGCCTGCCCGGCCGCCCGGCGGACATGCCCACCAAGCAGGCCGCCGCGGCCGTGGGCCAGTGCGAGCTGATGTACACCTACGACAAGCTGTTCACCGAGTACAACCACACGGTGGCCCAGATCCTGATCACCAGCGAGGACGTGGAGGACGGCGCGCGCAGCGAAAACCTGCACAGCACCCTGACACGCCTGCTGGAGTTGGGGGCGCTGCCCATTGTAAACGAGAACGACACGGTGAGCACCGCCGAGATCGCGGTGGGCGACAACGACACCCTGGCCGCGCTGCTGGCGCGCAGCCTGGGCGCGGACCTGCTGGTGCTTTTGAGCGACATCGACGGCCTGTTCACCGCGGACCCGCACACCGACCCCGCGGCCCGGCTGATCCACCGGGTGGAGGAGCTGACCCCGGAGATTGAGGCGGCGGCGGGGGGAAGGGGCTCGGCCCTGGGCACCGGCGGCATGGCCACCAAGCTGCGGGCGGCCCGCATTGTGACCGAGGCCGGGGCGGACATGGTGATCGCCAACGGCCAGGCCCCGGAGGTGCTGTACGACATTTTGGCGGGCGCGCCCGCGGGCACCCGCTTTGCCGGAAAAAGGAGCCCTGCATGA